A single region of the Lotus japonicus ecotype B-129 chromosome 4, LjGifu_v1.2 genome encodes:
- the LOC130711819 gene encoding probable WRKY transcription factor 15 isoform X2, producing MAVELMTGAYSFTSKSEDNAVQEAASGLESVEKLIRLLSQTQKQFHHHHSSPSSSSAPHNPNLTSIEIENDCRAVADVAVSKFKRVISLLGRTRTGHARFRRAPLPLVPINQVPKTEHLPSEPRIFNAIPLQQIPPSTATLHHHHHREPPEIGAATTATLERKESSKTLNFSSYTSAPSSFISSLTGDTDTKHHPSSSSPPPSGSFQITAGKPPLSSSSLKRKCSSETLGSGKCGSSSGRCHCSKKRKMRLKRVVRVPAISLKMADIPPDDYSWRKYGQKPIKGSPHPRGYYKCSSVRGCPARKHVERALDDAAMLVVTYEGEHNHALSAADATNLILESS from the exons ATGGCAGTGGAGCTCATGACGGGTGCTTACAGTTTCACATCCAAATCCGAAGATAATGCTGTCCAGGAAGCCGCTTCTGGTTTGGAGAGCGTTGAGAAGCTCATCAGGTTGCTGTCTCAGACTCAGAAGCagtttcatcatcatcactcttctccttcttcttcctctgcacCTCATAATCCCAACCTTACTTCCATAGAAATCGAGAACGATTGCAGAGCTGTTGCGGATGTTGCAGTTTCCAAGTTCAAGAGGGTGATTTCTCTTCTGGGTCGAACCAGAACTGGCCATGCTCGCTTCAGAAGAGCTCCTCTGCCTCTTGTTCCAATTAACCAAGTCCCAAAAACAGAGCACCTTCCTTCTGAGCCTAGAATCTTCAACGCCATCCCTTTGCAGCAGATCCCACCCTCCAccgccaccctccaccaccaccaccacagagAACCCCCCGAAATTGGAGCAGCAACCACCGCCACCCTCGAGAGGAAGGAATCTTCTAAGACCCTCAATTTCTCATCCTACACCTCTGCTCCAAGCTCCTTCATCTCCTCCCTCACTGGCGACACCGACACCAAGCACCACCCGTCGTCGTCGTCTCCGCCGCCATCAGGGTCTTTTCAGATCACGGCAGGGAAGCCTCCTCTGTCATCATCCTCCTTAAAGAGGAAGTGCAGCTCTGAAACCTTGGGTTCTGGAAAGTGTGGCAGTTCATCTGGACGCTGTCATTGTTCCAAAAAAAG GAAAATGAGGTTGAAAAGGGTTGTGAGGGTACCAGCAATAAGCTTGAAGATGGCTGATATTCCACCAGATGATTATTCCTGGAGAAAATATGGTCAGAAACCTATTAAAGGATCCCCTCATCCAAG GGGATATTACAAGTGCAGTAGTGTGAGAGGTTGCCCAGCAAGAAAACATGTAGAACGAGCCCTGGATGATGCTGCTATGCTGGTAGTGACCTATGAAGGAGAGCACAATCACGCTCTCTCTGCAGCAGATGCTACTAATCTCATTTTAGAATCATCTTAA
- the LOC130716019 gene encoding L10-interacting MYB domain-containing protein-like, with protein MSQVHVKRKRADWSDKNLGIFLKVCVEEVRAGNRPHTHFTRTGWANIQAKFNNATKLAYDYKKFKNKWDHLKVDWALWTKLNAIESGLGWDATKRTVAASDEWWEAKIKESPEVGKFRDEGLKFFPEKEILFKGVVATGLAAYAPSEDSRDSHGQSIGVEESFDADIDEAETEEHGIEVEMTAQPSSSRGNGQRKRGREGEKKVGAAANLSSQLERVINSFESSDPGSKNDPANINACVERLKNLPGLTRGSDLFYTGISLMDKRENRLIFLSLEEPTLQLGWIKSKHK; from the exons ATGTCTCAAGTTCATGTGAAACGAAAGAGAGCAGATTGGAGTGATAAGAATCttggaatttttttgaaagtgtgcGTTGAAGAGGTACGTGCTGGGAATAGACCTCACACTCACTTTACAAGAACTGGATGGGCAAATATACAAGCCAAGTTCAACAATGCCACAAAGTTAGCATatgattataaaaaatttaaaaataagtgggatCATTTGAAAGTAGATTGGGCATTATGGACAAAGCTTAATGCAATAGAATCAGGTCTTGGTTGGGATGCAACTAAGAGAACAGTAGCTGCTAGTGATGAATGGTGGGAGGCCAAAATCAAG GAGAGTCCTGAGGTTGGAAAGTTTAGAGATGAAGGTCTGAAATTTTTTCCTGAGAAGGAAATTTTATTCAAGGGTGTAGTTGCTACTGGTCTTGCAGCATATGCTCCATCTGAAGATTCAAGAGACTCTCACGGTCAAAGCATTGGAGTGGAAGAGTCATTTGATGCTGATATTGATGAGGCCGAAACAGAAGAGCATGGGATTGAGGTAGAAATGACAGCGCAACCATCATCTTCAAGGGGAAATGGACAAAGGAAGAGAGGTAGAGAGGGTGAAAAGAAAGTTGGGGCTGCGGCTAACCTCTCTAGTCAATTGGAACGTGTTATTAATAGCTTTGAGTCAAGTGATCCTGGATCTAAAAATGATCCTGCTAACATCAATGCATGTGTAGAGAGGCTAAAGAATCTACCAGGGCTCACTCGTGGGAGTGATTTATTTTACACGGGCATTAGTCTTATGGACAAAAGGGAGAATAGGCTTATCTTTCTTTCCTTAGAGGAGCCTACACTGCAGCTTGGATGGATTAAGTCTAAACACAAATAG
- the LOC130711819 gene encoding probable WRKY transcription factor 15 isoform X1 codes for MAVELMTGAYSFTSKSEDNAVQEAASGLESVEKLIRLLSQTQKQFHHHHSSPSSSSAPHNPNLTSIEIENDCRAVADVAVSKFKRVISLLGRTRTGHARFRRAPLPLVPINQVPKTEHLPSEPRIFNAIPLQQIPPSTATLHHHHHREPPEIGAATTATLERKESSKTLNFSSYTSAPSSFISSLTGDTDTKHHPSSSSPPPSGSFQITAGKPPLSSSSLKRKCSSETLGSGKCGSSSGRCHCSKKSRKMRLKRVVRVPAISLKMADIPPDDYSWRKYGQKPIKGSPHPRGYYKCSSVRGCPARKHVERALDDAAMLVVTYEGEHNHALSAADATNLILESS; via the exons ATGGCAGTGGAGCTCATGACGGGTGCTTACAGTTTCACATCCAAATCCGAAGATAATGCTGTCCAGGAAGCCGCTTCTGGTTTGGAGAGCGTTGAGAAGCTCATCAGGTTGCTGTCTCAGACTCAGAAGCagtttcatcatcatcactcttctccttcttcttcctctgcacCTCATAATCCCAACCTTACTTCCATAGAAATCGAGAACGATTGCAGAGCTGTTGCGGATGTTGCAGTTTCCAAGTTCAAGAGGGTGATTTCTCTTCTGGGTCGAACCAGAACTGGCCATGCTCGCTTCAGAAGAGCTCCTCTGCCTCTTGTTCCAATTAACCAAGTCCCAAAAACAGAGCACCTTCCTTCTGAGCCTAGAATCTTCAACGCCATCCCTTTGCAGCAGATCCCACCCTCCAccgccaccctccaccaccaccaccacagagAACCCCCCGAAATTGGAGCAGCAACCACCGCCACCCTCGAGAGGAAGGAATCTTCTAAGACCCTCAATTTCTCATCCTACACCTCTGCTCCAAGCTCCTTCATCTCCTCCCTCACTGGCGACACCGACACCAAGCACCACCCGTCGTCGTCGTCTCCGCCGCCATCAGGGTCTTTTCAGATCACGGCAGGGAAGCCTCCTCTGTCATCATCCTCCTTAAAGAGGAAGTGCAGCTCTGAAACCTTGGGTTCTGGAAAGTGTGGCAGTTCATCTGGACGCTGTCATTGTTCCAAAAAAAG CAGGAAAATGAGGTTGAAAAGGGTTGTGAGGGTACCAGCAATAAGCTTGAAGATGGCTGATATTCCACCAGATGATTATTCCTGGAGAAAATATGGTCAGAAACCTATTAAAGGATCCCCTCATCCAAG GGGATATTACAAGTGCAGTAGTGTGAGAGGTTGCCCAGCAAGAAAACATGTAGAACGAGCCCTGGATGATGCTGCTATGCTGGTAGTGACCTATGAAGGAGAGCACAATCACGCTCTCTCTGCAGCAGATGCTACTAATCTCATTTTAGAATCATCTTAA
- the LOC130716017 gene encoding uncharacterized protein LOC130716017: protein MKPEPKPFSLLSIIHNRNHSHLAAKPHPLMAQTPPSPDPNSPQQTDNDDHQQPPFSPPRNLAGETQVERAWAHWTKLGRPKFLVAPMVDNSELPFRMLCRKYGAEGAYTPMLHSRIFTETEKYRKEEFTTCKEDRPLFVQFCANDPDVLLEAARKVEPYCDYVDINLGCPQRIAKRGYYGAFLMDNLPLVKSLVENLALNLQVPVSCKIRLFPNLEDTLKYARMLEEAGCFLLAVHGRTRDEKDGKKFRADWKAIKAVKDAVRIPVLANGNIRHVDDVRDCLEETGVEGVLSAETLLENPALFAGFRTAEWVSGSEGTIVDSEGTIVDGRLDQADLVIEYLKLCEKYPVPWRMIRSHVHKMLGDWFSLQPHIREELNQQSKLTFEFLYDMVDRLRATGTRIPLYLKDDRVETLK from the exons AtgaaacccgaacccaaaccctTCTCTCTCCTCTCCATCATCCACAACCGCAACCATTCTCATCTCGCCGCAAAACCTCATCCTCTAATGGCCCAAACCCCACCATCTCCGGATCCAAACTCGCCCCAACAAACCGACAACGACGACCACCAACAACCACCCTTTTCACCGCCCAGAAACCTCGCCGGAGAAACCCAGGTGGAGCGCGCGTGGGCTCACTGGACCAAATTGGGCCGACCCAAGTTTCTAGTTGCCCCCATGGTTGACAATTCGGAGCTACCGTTTCGAATGCTGTGTCGCAAGTATGGTGCTGAGGGTGCATACACCCCTATGCTGCACTCGCGGATATTCACCGAGACTGAGAAGTACAGGAAGGAAGAGTTCACAACTTGCAAG GAGGATCGACCACTGTTTGTTCAATTCTGTGCTAATGACCCAGATGTGTTGTTGGAAGCTGCACGCAAGGTGGAGCCTTATTGCGATTATGTTGATATTAATCTTGG GTGTCCTCAGCGCATTGCTAAACGAGGATATTATGGAGCCTTCTTGATGGATAACCTTCCTCTTGTGAAATCTCTCGTGGAAAATTTGGCTCTCAACCTGCAAGTTCCTGTTTCGTGCAAGATTAGGCTCTTTCCGAATTTAGAGGACACTTTGAAGTATGCTAGGATGCTTGAGGAGGCGGGTTGTTTTCTTTTAGCTGTTCATGGGAGGACAAGGGATGAGAAGGATGGGAAGAAATTTCGAGCTGACTGGAAAGCCATCAAGGCTGTGAAGGATGCAGTTAGAATCCCAGTCCTCGCGAATGGGAACATAAGGCACGTGGATGATGTTAGAGACTGTTTGGAAGAGACCGGTGTCGAAGGTGTGCTCTCTGCTGAGACTCTGCTTGAAAACCCAGCACTCTTTGCTGGATTTCGAACTGCTGAATGGGTGTCCGGCAGCGAAGGAACCATTGTGGATAGTGAAGGAACCATTGTGGATGGAAGGCTGGATCAGGCAGATCTAGTGATAGAGTATTTGAAACTTTGTGAAAAGTACCCTGTGCCATGGAGAATGATTCGCTCTCATGTTCATAAAATGTTGGGAGACTGGTTCAGCCTTCAGCCTCACATCAGGGAGGAGCTTAACCAACAATCTAAACTGACATTCGAGTTTCTTTATGACATGGTGGATCGGCTTAGGGCTACAGGTACAAGAATCCCACTTTATCTCAAAGATGACCGGGTGGAAACGCTAAAGTAG